The following nucleotide sequence is from Synechococcus sp. CBW1004.
ATCAACCGACACGGCGGGGGGCAGCACCAGCGCCAGGTGGGAAAGGGCGTCCTGAACCGGCTGGGCGTTCTGGCCGGGAATGGACAGGACCCGCACCAGCGCTCCGCCGATCCGGAACCCTCGCCGCTCGATGCCTTCCGCCGCAGCCGTCTCCTCGAAGCAGCGGTCGAGCCGCTCAATCAGCTGCCGGCCCTGGGCCGTCTGCTCGCGCGGCTGGGGCCTTGGGGCCCGGATCCAGGGGCGCATGATCGCCTCGAGCTCATGATGCACCCTGATCCCGATCGGGCTGCCCGAGGGCATCGGGCTCGCTGCTGTGCTGGTGGTGGCCGGCTGGACCAGCCCGGCGGCCTCGAGGCTGCCGCGCAGATCGTGGTCGCTCACCTCCACAGGGCCGGCCTTGAGCTGCTCCCAGAGCGCCGTGCCCCCCCCGTCGAGCACGACGTAGCAACCCAGATCGCGGTTGACGACGAGGCTGGTGCCATCGAGGCAGGCCTCCAGCAGATCCGCGTCCGTGTCCGCTGTCCGTGCCGCATGGGTCGGTTCAGGGAGCCCCGGAGCGGGATGGGGCCAACCGGCCGCTGCATCCACCTCATGCACCGGGTCGAGCAGCAGGAGCTCGGCGAGGTCGTTGTAGGTCGACAGGCTGGGGGGGGCGTAGGGCGTGTTCGTCTCCGGAATGTCGGCGTCCGCCGCGGAGGGAGGCGACGCGGCGCAGGGCACGATCAGCTCCAGATCCAGCAGTTGGCTCAGAAAAGGCTGGAGATCGCCGAGCAGCCGATCTGCGGCGAGGTTGTAGCGCCTGGCCAGCGCCTGCACGACAGCGTCGACGCGGGCGCCCTCACCAGCCAGCAGCAGCCACACCTGGCCCGCCACGGGGGAGAGGCTGAAGTAACCGCCGCTGCGAAGGTCGATGGCGACGATCTCCTCACCGAACAACTGATGAATCACGTCCGGTTCGGCCAGACGGTATCCGCAGACAGGGTCGAGGACCCCGGAGAGGGCAGTCATGCGAGGTCTTCCTTGAGACGGGACAGGGTCCGAACCTGCCACAACCGGGCAGGCGGAGATTGGAGGAGCGAAGCCCACAGGCGAAGCATGCGCTGGAGCAAGGTGGTGCTGGGCTCACCGTTGACGCGTTCGAAGGCCTGCATCAAGACTCTGTAGCGATGGCGGCTCCGCCAAAGCCCCCGCACGATCTTCTGTGCTGCCAGGCCACTGAACAGATAAGCGAGATCTGTGTTGATCGGCCCATGGGCAAGCTGGTGGGTGTAGAGCTCTGCGAGCCGCCGGGCTGCAGTGCTGGCGGCTGGACCAGTCTCTGCCGCCTCCGTTGCACCTAGCTGAACGAGAATGCAGCGCAGGGTCTCGATCGCGGCCGGGATGCCCGCCGGGCCGTCCACGTCGACAGCCGCGTTGCCCAGCAGACGGAGCCATCCCTGGGTATCGATCAGATCGCGGGCGATGGCGTCCGGCACGAGGTCGTTGCGCAGGGCATGGTGGGCTGTGAGGCACAGGCCATCCAAGGGCCCCACCACCCGCAGTGTTCCCCCCGCCACTGGCATCTGTCGGGACCTCGCCAGCAGGTGTTGCGCATCGAATCCCCCCAGCTTCCAATGGAGGTCGATGTCGATGCCCGTTAGATCGACGAGGCTGATCGCTTCATTGCCGGCTGAGCCTGGAGAATTTCGGATAAAGGCGACGTACTCGGCGGGGGGGATTGGGCCGATCTTGGGCCGGAATCCACGCGCCTGGAGCAGTTCGATCGCCCTGGTCGCCTCCTCAGGGGTGACCAGGAGATCGATGTCGCCGATGCTCCGCCCAGCCCCACCAGCATGCAGCAGGGCAAGAACGGCCACCCCTTTGAAGGCGGCCACGGTGATGCCGGCGTCCTGGAGCGCCTGATGCACAGCCGTGGCCGCGCGCAGCTGGCGCGAGCTGTTCACCATCTGCTCAAGAACCGCATGCCGGAGGCGTGCGGCTTGGATGGCAGGCAGGAGATGCCGGAAGCTCGCCAGCCGCGCCGCGAGGGTTGGCAGGACCCGCCAGCGTTCGCAGAGGTTCAGGATCTCGGGCCAGCAAGACTCAGAATCGAGTCCTCCCAGCAGCCCCGGAAGTTCGGCGTCAGGGGCCACCAGCAGGCGCATGGTGCGCGTGCGTGGATCTGACCGTCCCAGCTGGGGCGTGCCTTGAGGCATGACTGAGGCGAACGGTTCCACCAGCCACATCTTTACTACGATCTCTGGCCAAAGACCTCATCTTCATCTTGTGTCCATGGCCCATGCCGGACCAGGCCTGGTCTCTGGCGTGCCCTGGCCATTGGCTGGCAGCCAGGCCTTCTGCGGCATGGATGCAGCCACGCGCCGCCGGTTGGCCAGCCAGCTCATGGCAGCACTTCAGCAGGACGTGCTGGCGACCTGGTTCATGCATTCCGTCGATCGGGAGCGAGGCGGTTTTCTCCCGGACCTCGATCGTCGCTGGCGGCCTGAGGGACGACAGGACCGCCTGCTGGAGTTCCAGGCCCGTCAGACCATGAGTGCCGCCCGTCTGGCTGTGGAATTTTCCTCAGAGCATCGCTGGCTGGAACTGGCTCTGCATGGTTTCCGTGCTCTTCGCGACACCCTCTGGGATGCCCAGTACGGGGGGTGGTATCAGTTGGTCGATGCTGAAGGTCGTCCCCTTGCCCGTGGTACCAAGCATGCCCACGGCACTGCGTATGCGATCAGGGCCTGTCTTGCGATCCACCGCGCCTCGGGTGACCCGCAGGCCCTGAAGTTGGCCTGGGAAGGAGTCGCTTGGTTGGAGCGATCTCTCCATGATTCTGTGCATGGTGGCTACCACGGATGGGCATGCCGGGATGGACGCCCCATCCTCAAGCCGGAGGATGCTCCTGATGGCCAAGTGGATAGTGATCCCCTCGGCCACGGCATTGGTCATAAAGACATCAATGTCACCTCGGATCTCCTTAAAACGTTCGCCGAACTCCACGCTGCGGCTCCGTCATCATTGACCGGACAGCGCCTTGAAGAACTGCGTGGCTGCATCACCAGGATGTTGACACCCGATGGCGCTCTTCACTACGTCGCGCATGCCGATTGGAAGCCGGTCCCTGGCCCGGAGCGCTTTGGCTACGTGCTGCAGACAGCCTTCCGCCTGGCCTCGGCAGGAAGCCTTTGCGGCTGGCCGCGCGATGCAACGTTCGAGACCGTCAGGCGGATGGTGAGCCACGCCACCGAATGCGGTTGGCACAGGGGTGGCGGATTCATGACCGGGGGGGCGGCATCCCCTCCTTACAGCCTGGAAGGCCATTCACTCCAGGTGTCGACGCGCTCGTGGTGGGTTCAGCTGGAGGGGCTGCGGTCGCTGATTCTGCTTGCCGTTCAGAATCATCCCACGCGAGCATTCTTCGCCGACAGGCTGGAGGCCCATCTGCGCTTCATCGATTCTCAGATGCGGGATCATCGCTTCGGGGGCTGGTACGCCACGGCGCCTGCAGATCTGCCCTGGCCAGAGCGCCTGATCCCGTCGCGGCGTCGCGTCTGCCTGGCGAAGGGAAACATCTGGAAGGACAGTTCCCATGAAGTGGATGCCTATCTGAATGGAATCCGCATGCTGCTTGGCCTCGATTCTGAGGCCCCTCTCCCCCGGTTTGGATGAGATCGGCGGCAGATGTTCGCAATCTGTCGATCGGGGACCGATGTTTCTCCTTGGAAAGCAACAAGGGCAACGCGCTTTGTCGCGTTTTTCATGCCGGCAGAATGACGGGGTTCCAGCGTCCCTGAGGGGTGCATCACTTCTGCGGTTCGGCCAGCTCTCATGTTGTCGATTCAGAATGTTGTGCGCATGGCGCCAGATCAACGCATGATGTCCTTGCCCCCAGGAATGCTTCTGCCTGGCGCTGCTCAGCATTGCCGGCCCAGCACCTTGGCTGAAGCCTGATCGCCTCCTCTCTGCACCTGCCATCGTTCAGCGGAGTCCAGTCGCCGCCGCAGCCTGCGCCCGTTGTTGACGGATGCAGGGTCGAAGGCCGCCAGTTGGCCTTTCAGAATTCGCTTCAGCGGATCGCTCCGGAGACAGGGGGATCCCTCAACTGCTCTGCAGCAGCTGCAGGCAGGCGGTGCGCTGGCTGAGCAGCAGCACCAGGTGCTCGCCCGCTCCCACCAGGCCCGTCTGGCGGCGCAGCTGCTCGGTCTGCACCAGGGCCAGGCCGCAGGTCTCCACCAGCAGCAGCGGCATCGTGGAGGTGGTTCCGTGCATCGCCTGCAGGTCGAGTGCCTGCTGCACGGCCCGCCTGCTGCGCTCCAGCCCCAGGCGCTCCACCAGCTCGGGCCAGAGATGGTTCACCGGCGTGAAGCGGGCCAGATCAAGGTTGGGATCGGTCATCGATGAGCGGGAACGGGCTGAGGCGTGGCGGTGAGGCAGGCCGCTCGGTGGGTGAACGGTTCGAGGTTCACGCCGGCTCTGATTGAGCCGCTGTCAACAAGGCGCTGTCATCAAGCTGCCGTCATCAAGACGGCGGTGCTCTGGCCGGCGCTGCTCAGGCCGGGGGGAGCTCCGCCAGTGCCGCCTCGATCATCGCCG
It contains:
- a CDS encoding nucleotidyltransferase family protein; protein product: MRLLVAPDAELPGLLGGLDSESCWPEILNLCERWRVLPTLAARLASFRHLLPAIQAARLRHAVLEQMVNSSRQLRAATAVHQALQDAGITVAAFKGVAVLALLHAGGAGRSIGDIDLLVTPEEATRAIELLQARGFRPKIGPIPPAEYVAFIRNSPGSAGNEAISLVDLTGIDIDLHWKLGGFDAQHLLARSRQMPVAGGTLRVVGPLDGLCLTAHHALRNDLVPDAIARDLIDTQGWLRLLGNAAVDVDGPAGIPAAIETLRCILVQLGATEAAETGPAASTAARRLAELYTHQLAHGPINTDLAYLFSGLAAQKIVRGLWRSRHRYRVLMQAFERVNGEPSTTLLQRMLRLWASLLQSPPARLWQVRTLSRLKEDLA
- a CDS encoding PqqD family protein, which translates into the protein MTALSGVLDPVCGYRLAEPDVIHQLFGEEIVAIDLRSGGYFSLSPVAGQVWLLLAGEGARVDAVVQALARRYNLAADRLLGDLQPFLSQLLDLELIVPCAASPPSAADADIPETNTPYAPPSLSTYNDLAELLLLDPVHEVDAAAGWPHPAPGLPEPTHAARTADTDADLLEACLDGTSLVVNRDLGCYVVLDGGGTALWEQLKAGPVEVSDHDLRGSLEAAGLVQPATTSTAASPMPSGSPIGIRVHHELEAIMRPWIRAPRPQPREQTAQGRQLIERLDRCFEETAAAEGIERRGFRIGGALVRVLSIPGQNAQPVQDALSHLALVLPPAVSVDLEIRLWTLATPPSAPLLADLFQRLRENWEQVCGPRGEVLELQGTNVSAIYNAGPDVLSVVDVKAGRAWFVKLDALPMPYWELGSPFRFLLHSWSARRGLQFVHAAAVGDARGAVLLVGPGGAGKSTTSMLCAAAGMHFAGDDYCLVDAAAGWVYSLYCSGKLVGEDDLERFPSLRGRARNPDGFEGGGDGKAVVMLNEVWPDRMVERMPIRLLAIPRITGRLETRVEPASAVDALLALLPSTVGQLPEANGSDCERLLNLVSSCPAVTLALGSDPDGIHRAVSGLLG
- a CDS encoding AGE family epimerase/isomerase; protein product: MTEANGSTSHIFTTISGQRPHLHLVSMAHAGPGLVSGVPWPLAGSQAFCGMDAATRRRLASQLMAALQQDVLATWFMHSVDRERGGFLPDLDRRWRPEGRQDRLLEFQARQTMSAARLAVEFSSEHRWLELALHGFRALRDTLWDAQYGGWYQLVDAEGRPLARGTKHAHGTAYAIRACLAIHRASGDPQALKLAWEGVAWLERSLHDSVHGGYHGWACRDGRPILKPEDAPDGQVDSDPLGHGIGHKDINVTSDLLKTFAELHAAAPSSLTGQRLEELRGCITRMLTPDGALHYVAHADWKPVPGPERFGYVLQTAFRLASAGSLCGWPRDATFETVRRMVSHATECGWHRGGGFMTGGAASPPYSLEGHSLQVSTRSWWVQLEGLRSLILLAVQNHPTRAFFADRLEAHLRFIDSQMRDHRFGGWYATAPADLPWPERLIPSRRRVCLAKGNIWKDSSHEVDAYLNGIRMLLGLDSEAPLPRFG